From the Nodularia sphaerocarpa UHCC 0038 genome, the window TCATCAAAACCTTAATGATAGATAACAAAGTAAAAATTGCCATATCTGATAATGGAATTGGCATGACTGAAGAAGTGAAACAGCAAATATTTGACCATTTATTTACTACTAAAGCAGTGGGTAAAGGTACAGGATTGGGACTGGCGATCGCCCGTCAAATTGTCGTAGAAAAACATCACGGTTCACTGATTGTCAATTCTCGACTCGGTGAAGGAACCGAATTTGTGATCACCTTACCCATTCTCGGTATAAATAACTAAAGTAGCACCAGGCGACTAGAAGTCGCGGAACCATCCAGGCGAAACCCACCTACGTGGGTTGTATAGCTGTGTTCGCCCTTGGCGTTGCGAAGCAATATTCCAAGGGTTCCAGGGCTAGGTGGTTTTGACTTTTGACTTTTACTACAGTTCCCCCATTCCCTTGTAGGGAAGGGGGGTTAGGGGGGTTAGGTCTAATTCATATCGAATGTGTTGTAATACCTTTAAGCACAGTTAACTGAGCTTGCCAATGCTGAACATAGCGCAGAACCAGGACATAATATTTACAATTGTACTTGAGGATATCTCGTATTACCCGGTCTTGCTGACGCTGTTCCAGGCTATCATGAACTGAACCATCACAGAAAAGCGCGATCGCCGGATCATATTAAATCCTGAAGCACTATATTAATAAACATTTAATAGCACTTACCATAGAAAGTTCCAATTGTAACGAAAAGAAAACCATAATTGATCCCAAATATGCCAACCTCTTCATCTGTGTTCATCTGTGTAGCCTACGGCAAGCCGCTAACGCGTCTACATCTGTGGTTCCTTTCTTCCTGATCTTGAAGAAATAAATGCTAAAATCCTGACGTAAACAGTGAGGATACCTCAATGCCAGTTGCTGCTAAATCGATTAAATTTGGTACAGACGGCTGGCGAGGCATTATTGGTGATGAGTTCACCTTTGAACGCCTAGCCCTAGTCGCGCCAGTTGCCGCCCAAGTATTATATAATACATATTATCCTACAGTTGGGAACAAAACAATTGTTGTCGGCTACGATCGCCGATTTATGGCAGAAGACTTTGCTCGTGCTGTGGCGGATTCTGTCACCGCTATCGGGTTTGATGTTTTACTCAGCGAATCCTTTGCGCCAACTCCCGCTTTTAGTTGGGCTGCAAAAGACCTCAATGCTTTAGGAGCGCTGGTAATTACAGCTAGTCATAACCCAGGTGCATATTTAGGGTTAAAAGTCAAGGGTGCTTTTGGTGGTTCAGTACCCTCAGAAGTAACCAAAGAAATAGAAGCTTTATTATCTGCGGGTGTACCTGAGCCAGTCGCTACCCCTGGGAAACAACAGCCCTTAAATCCTTGGCCGAGTTACACTACAGCCCTAAAAGCTAAAGTTAATATTACCAAAATTCAAGCAGCGATCGCCTCTGGTAAACTGAGATTATTTGTTGATGTCATGCACGGTGCAGCAGCAGGGGGATTAGGGAGATTACTGGGGGATGGTGTCCAAGAAATTAACAGCGATCGCGATCCTTTATTTGAAGGTGGTGCGCCCGAACCATTACCAAAATACCTATCTCGTTTATTCTCGACGATCAAAACTTACCGCCAAACAGATAAATCAAGTTTAGTAGTGGGGTTAGTATTCGATGGTGACTGCGATCGCATCGCCGCAGTAGATGGAAACGCCAACTTTTTGAGTTCCCAAATCTTAATACCCATCTTAATCGACCACTTAACCCAAAGGCGAGGCTTTAGCGGTGAAATCGTCAAAACCGTCAGTGGTTCTGATTTAATTCCCCGTGTCGCCGCACTGCATAACTTGTCACTTTTTGAAACCGCCGTCGGATATAAATACATCGCCGATAGAATGTTAACCGCAGATGTATTATTAGGTGGGGAAGAATCAGGAGGAATCGGTTATGGTAGCCATATTCCCGAACGTGATGCACTGCTATCAGCCTTGTATGTTCTAGAGGCGATTGTGGAATCTGGGTTAGATTTAAGCGATTATTATCACTCTTTGCAAGAAAAAACAAATTTCACCTCAGCTTACGATCGCATTGATTTACCCTTAGCAAATATGGAAGTGCGATCGCGTCTTTTAGAACAACTGCAAACCCAACCATTAACCGAAATTGCCGGTAAAACAGTCATTAATTGCCAAACCATCGACGGCTATAAATTCCGCCTAGCTGACAACAGCTGGTTAATGATTCGGTTTAGCGGTACAGAACCAGTATTACGCCTGTATTGCGAAGCAGCGACAATTGAACAAGTGCATCAAACCCTAGCTTGGGCGAAAAATTGGGCAGAGTAATCTCAGTCAACAGTAGTCACTAATAGCTGACTGCTGTTAACTGATAACTGATAACTGATAACTGATAACTGATAACTGATAACTGATAACTGATAACTGATAACTGAAAATATGAATAAAATACTCGTAGTAGCTACAGGAAATCCCGGTAAATTGCGGGAAATGCAAGCTTATCTCGCCCATTCTGGTTGGGAATTAACGCTCAAACCAGCAGAATTAGAAATTGAAGAAACAGGCGAAACCTTTGCCGCTAATGCTTGTCTCAAAGCTTCCCAAATTGCTCAAGCTACAGGACAATGGGCGATCGCAGATGATTCTGGTTTGGCAGTAGATGCCCTGAATGGCGCACCTGGTGTATATTCGGCACGCTATGGCAACAGCGACTCAGACCGCATTGCTCGGTTATTGCGGGAATTAGGTAACACAGACAATCGCCAAGCTCAATTTGTCTGTGCTGTTGCGATCGCTCGTCCTGATGGTACAATAGCATTAGAATCCGAAGGCTTATGTCGCGGCGAAATTCTTCACGCACCCTGTGGCGAAGGTGGTTTTGGCTACGATCCGATATTTTATGTCCCAGAAAAGCAATTGACTTTTGCACAGATGTCGCGGGAATTGAAAGGCTCAATTAGCCATCGAGGCAAAGCTTTAAAGGCTTTGATTCCTCAGTTAGAAACATTAAATATCTAGCGTTGCTAATTTGAAGTATGAACAGGATTTGTGATGATGTCACAACCCCTGTTTCAGCAACGCCAAATATATATCTAGTATTTTATATATGTATCTTCGCAAACTCTTGTAAGATGCTCCATGCAATGTATCTACATTCTTTGACACTAGATATTTATTGGGTGATACCATTTCTATAGGTCTTCACAAAGAATTGGTATGACAAAGAATTATTCGACCACAGATGTAGACGCGTTAGCGGCTTCGGTGCAGGGTACACAGATAAACACAGATAAATATTTCTGTACTACGTTCCGTCTCACAATCTAACTCAAGATTTTGGCTGTTATAACTTGAGTTGGAGAACTAGAGTTTGCAGATTGCTGACAATAAAATGATAACTTCTCAAGGTGATTATTTTATGCAGCCTTTAGCAAATTTCGCTTTAGCTCTACTATTTGGCACTATTGCGCTTACAGCCTTAAATCCCATGTCTCAGGCTATAGCTCAAGAAGCAGAGATGTCTTCTCCCTCTGAATCTAATATGAATCAACAGATAGATATTCAAGAGGTAGAGATTGAAGTAGAAAATGAAATTGAAGTAGAATTAGAACCTGAGCAAAGTATTATTTATACACCAGACTCTATGGAGTCAAATGATTCTGATTAGTAGTAGCTACTCCTAGTAAGTTCCATTGGACTGGTGATAATATATTGTAGTCATTGTTCTAATCCCCGCCCTAGATGAACAAAGCATTGAATGAAACGCTTTCCATCTTAATTGCCGAAAGCATAAAAAGCAAAGCTAAGAAGCCATTTGAGAATGCTTACAAAGCAGTATTAGCCACAGAAAAAGCCAAGTATGTTCAGGGATTTTTAGCTGTTGCCCAAATGCCATACCAACCGATTGAACATGGTTGGATAGAATTAAGCAATGCTTCTGTCGATGAATCTGTTGTCAGCATTATCGATCCCACTTTACCACACCTGCACAAAACTTCTCCAGAACTTTGGTACTTCGCCGCCCAAAGCTTTACTATTAAGCAATTGAAAGCGATTATTGAGGAATCTAAAGAAGATTATCCCGAAGATGATCCATTACCCATCTATGGTGATGCACCTTATGAGTATTATGGTGATGTCATGTTGGGTGGTGCGGCATATTTAGCAGCTTATCAGGCAGCAGAGGCTAAGTGCAAAGAACTCAGACAATTACACGCCATGACACACACAACAGAATTTAAAACCCTGTAGAGACGTTGCATGCAACGTCTCTACACTGTGGTCTAATTAACCGAAAACTGCTGTAAGTGTCAAAATGAAGAAAGATTAAGCTGCATTCCAAAAAAACGCATGAGTCAAACTGCTTTAAATTTAGTGGCAATATCTATCTTTCTCATGACTTTATCAGTGCTGTTGGGGCCATTAATTCATTTGTCCCCAGCCGTTCCAGCACTGGCTACCTTTGCTATTTTGGGAATAGCCACTTTTGATAATTTTAGTTTGCAAGGACAAGGAGGGACTATAATATTAGATTGGATTGCGGGTTTTTCTCCTCAACACCGCGATCGCATTATCCACCATGAAGCAGGTCATTTTCTCACCGCGCATCTGCTGGATATTCCTGTAACTGGCTATACACTCAGCGCTTGGGAAGCTTGGCAACAAGGGCAACCAGGACAAGGTGGTGTTAGTTTTGATGATGGTGAATTAGCATCTCAATTAGAACAAGGGACAATCAGCGCCCAAATCCTCGACCGCTATTGTACAATTTGGATGGCTGGTATTGCGGCGGAAACTTTAGTTTTTGATCGTGCTGAAGGTGGTGCTGATGATCAAAGCAAGTTAGCTAAAGTCTTAGCAGGTTTAGGTTTTTCAAAATCAGCTGCTTTGCAGAAACATAAGTTTCATCTTCTCCAAGCCAAAACTTTACTGCAAGAAAATTGGTCTAGTTACGAAGCTTTAGTTAAATCCATGCAACAACGCGCCTCTGTCAGCGATTGTCAGCAGATAATTGATAATTCAGCATTTTTCTGAAGAAACTGCTTTAAGAGGCGAAACCGAGGAGGAACAGTCACGCCCAATAGCTTGATTACGTCCAGCAGCTTTAGCCTGGAACAAGTATTGATCAGCACGATTGAGTAGTTTGAACCCTTGAACATCATCTTCTGCTTGCAAACAGGAAACGCCTAAGCTAATGGTGATATTAATTGCTATTTTACTGTTGATTTTAAACGGTTCCTCGCCAATGATGCGGTTGACACGCTTGGCTACTAGCAATGCTTCCTCGCTCTTGGTGTTAGATAAAATCACGACAAATTCCTCTCCACCATAACGGAAGGGAATATCTTGACTCCGCAGATTATGGCGCAGACGGTGACATAGTAATTGTAACAGGCGATCGCCAACCAAATGGCCATAGTTATCGTTAACTTGTTTAAAATAGTCTACATCTAAAATAATTAAACTCAAGGGATTTCCTTCAGTCCGCGCTTGGATGATTTGTCTGGGTAATTCCCATTCCAAAGCCCGGCGATTATTCATCTCTGTCAACGAATCAGCTAAGGCGATTGTTGACAATAAATCATTTTTGTGCAGTAAATCGCGATATTTCTGAGCTTTCCGCACACCCACCATCACTTGAGCTAACAATAGAGTATGATGTGCAGTTGTACCCGTGAAATTACAATCTGTTTTTGCCTCAGCAACCTGCCAAATATAAGCGTCAGCGCCTTGGCTGAGTGCATTTGCAGTCATTTCTAATTCCCACTCCCAGTCCTGCTGATTTCTCGCAGCCAGATGTTGGGGACGATCTTCTAAAAGAATACAATATATCCAGGATATCTGAGTCTGGGTTTTCAGCCAACGGCAGAGTTCCATACTGCCCACCAGACTAGCCTGTGCAATTATAACATCCGGCGGTGCAATTTGAATGTGCGACACTGCCTGATCAATATCCATGATAACTTCTATACTAGAATCGCTGACATCCAGGAGATTATGCGGAAGTGTCGCCAGAAAATTATTACTTCCAAAGACCAGAATAGAAATTTTCATTACTGTGCTTTATGCCCTATTTCAAGCTAAAATTTACTGTTTTTTGCGAATATCAAATACAACGGTATATAGGTCAAAGGGAAATTATCCTATTTTTGAGAGTATAAACTCCAAATAAGGAGGTCGGCGTAAATAAATAGCTAGGGTCGTCATTTGTCATTTGTCATGAGTAAGAATTTTAGTCCTGTTTAGGAGTCGTAACATAGTTTGGTTTATTCATGCTTACCTACTTAATTAAACTTCGGTAACTCTTAGTAATCATAATTAGTTTGGGGAGTGGTTACATTTTTTAACACTAGAAACATGATGCATTGCCCCACTTAACAGTATTAGTTTGATTGAACATTATGAATGATTACCAATAATTACACAATCAAAAACCTTATATTTACGTATTTTTTATGGTAAAATTTGAGATATAATCCTTCATTAACGATAAATAAATTGGTGAATATAGAGCATTTCCTAGTGTAGTGAGGTACAAATTCATCTGTATTTATCTGTATTTATCTGTATTTATCTGTGTAGCCTACGGCAAGCCGCTAACGCGTCTATATCTGTGGTCGAATAAATCTTAGGCAATATGCCCCTACGATGGAGGTGGAAATCGCTTCACAGATAAGATTATTTAATTGATTGGATAAAACTAATAAGAAACCTTTAACTTTTGCCGATTAAAGGAACGGAAATATGAGAATTATCTGGGTTTGATCTAGCTAGTGCTATAGAAAAATTTTCGCAAAAATTTTAGGTGATCATCAATAACCTTCAATATGAAAACCAGCAGCAACAATTACCTGTTTAATTGATTCTTCAGCAGCAGAAGATTCCACAGTGACAGTTTTATCTTGAACATTCACATCTACTAAAGCATTAGGCTCCATAACCTGAATAGATTCGGTGATTTTTGCCGCACAATTATCACAAGCAATATCCGGAACTTTGAGTTTGAGTGCCATAACTGACCCTGATCTATGAATTTTAGTTTTGTTCACCAAACCAATAATATGCATATAGATAGCGATCGCACATCTAACTAAAGTTAGGTCATTGTCAAACTTACTGATAGCGAAGTATACAATGCCTGTAGAAAACAGCCCACGGGCAAAAATGGCTGGCAGTAAACTCAAACAAAATGCCAAAATATAAATACAGCAGCCTTCATTGAGATAAATTAAAGAGTTATCTGTGTTTATCTGTGTCCATCTGTGGTTGATTTTCTTTTGATATCCCAACCTATGGCATAGAGACCCTATCCTGCGCCATACTTTTTCTGTAAAAACGACTATTATTGAAACTAATTTTTCAACCCATGCCTTCAAATCCCCAGAAACTCAGTGGTAATGCAATTCGCGACATATTTCTTAACTTCTTTGCCGAAAGAGGACACCAAATTCTCCCCAGCGCCTCCCTCGTCCCAGAAGATCCCACAGTGCTGCTGACGATTGCGGGGATGTTACCATTTAAACCGATATTCTTAGGACAGCGCACAGCAGAATTTAATCGCGCTACCACATCGCAAAAGTGCATCCGTACCAACGACATCGAAAACGTGGGACGCACCAAACGCCATCATACATTTTTTGAGATGTTGGGTAATTTCAGCTTTGGGGATTATTTTAAACCACAAGCGATCGCCTGGGGCTGGGAATTATCAACTCAAGTTTTCGGCTTACCACCAGAAAAGCTCGTTGTCAGCGTCTTTGAGGATGATGATGAAGCTTATGATATTTGGCGCGATGATATTGGCGTACCCGAAGCTAGAATTAAGCGCATGGGCGAAGATGATAACTTTTGGGTATCTGGACACACAGGCCCTTGTGGTCCTTGTTCGGAAATTTATTATGATTTTCACCCCGAATTGGGAGATGAAAATATTGATTTAGAAGACGATACCCGGTTTATCGAGTTTTATAATCTCGTGTTTATGCAATATAACCGGGATGCTGAAGGTAATTTAACACCTCTGCAAAACAAAAACATCGATACCGGCATGGGTTTGGAAAGGATGGCGCAAATCCTCCAACAAGTCCCGAATAACTACGAAACTGATTTAATTTTCCCGATTATCGAGACAGCAGCCCAAATTGCCGGCATTGATTACCACAAAAGCGACGAAACCACCAAAGTTTCCTTAAAAGTTATTGGTGATCATGTCCGTTCTGTGGTACAAATGATAGCTGATGAAATTCGCGCCTCCAATGTGGGACGGGGTTATGTGCTGCGGCGATTAATTCGGCGGGTGGTACGTCATGGGCGATTATTGGGAATTACCAGTGAATTTATTACCCAAGTTGCCGAAACTGCAATTTCTCTTTCAGAATCAGCTTATCCCAATGTTCGCCAACGGGAAGCAGCAATTAAAGCGGAGTTGCAACGAGAAGAAGCCAATTTCCTGAGAACTTTGGATAGAGGCGAGAAACTTTTAGAGGAAATCATCCAAGAGGTGAAACAGCAAGGTAAAACCTCTATTAGCGGTGAAAGTGCCTTTACTTTATATGATACCTTTGGTTTTCCCCTGGAACTGACCCAAGAAATCGCTGAAGAAAATCAGCTAACTGTGGATGAAGCCGGATTTAACGCCGAAATGCAAAAGCAGGTGGAACGTGCCAAAGCTGCCCACGAAACCATTGATTTAACTGTGCAAGGTTCTCTGGATAAGTTAGCCGAACACATCCAAGCTACAGAATTTATCGGTTATACCCAACCTGCGGCGACAGCGAAAGTCGAAGCCATATTAATAGATGGTATTGCCCAAGAGGATGCAGAAGCCGGGACAGAAATTCAAATTGTTCTCAACCAAACTCCATTTTATGCCGAGTCTGGGGGACAAATTGGGGATAAAGGTTATATCTCCGGTGATGGTGTGGTGGTGCGTGTGGAAGATGTGAAAAGAGAATCTGACTTTTTTATCCACTTTGGACGCATCGAACGCGGTACAATCCGAGTAGGAGATACAGTGACTGCTCAAATTGATGGGACCTGTCGTCGTCGCGCTGAAGCTAACCATACTGCAACCCATTTATTACAAGCGGCGTTAAAGAAACTTGTGGATGATAGTATATCTCAAGCCGGTTCTTTGGTTTCCTTTGATAGATTGCGGTTTGACTTTAACTGTCCCCGTGGTTTGACAGCAGCAGAAGTGGAACAAGTTGAAGCCCAGGTAAATACTTGGATTGCTGAGGCACATACTGCAAACATAGAAGTATTACCTATAGCAGAGGCTAAGGCTAGGGGTGCTGTGGCGATGTTTGGGGAAAAATACGGAGAAGAAGTGCGGGTGATTGATTTCCCTAGCGTCTCAATGGAACTCTGCGGTGGAACTCACGTAAGTAATACTGCGGAAATTGGCATCTTTAAAATTATCTCCGAGGCGGGTGTGGCTTCTGGGGTGCGACGCATTGAGGCTGTATCTGGTCCAGCGATCTTGGATTATCTCAATGTTCGGGATAAAGTAGTTAAGGATTTAAGCGATCGCTTTAAAGTTAAACCGGAAGAATTACCAGAGAGAATAACTACTCTGCAAACTGAACTGAGAAATAGTGAGAAACAATTAGCTACACTGAAATCACAATTGGCGATCGCTAAATCAGACAGTCTGCTGCAAACAGTAGAATCTGTAGGCGAGTATCAAATTTTGGTAGCGCAAATGGAAGATGTTGACCCGGAATCGTTGAAAACTGCGGCTGAAAGGTTACTGCAAAAAATTGGTAACGGTGCTGTGGTGCTGGGTTCGGTTCCCGAAGCCGGGAAGGTGAGTATAGTTGCAGCCTTCAGTGCAGAGGTGAATAAAAAGGGACTGCAAGCGGGTAAATTTGTCGGTGCTGTAGCGAAGATTTGCGGCGGTGGCGGCGGTGGGAGACCAAATTTAGCCCAAGCCGGCGGACGTGATGCGAGTAAGTTACCGGAGGCGTTAGCAAAGGCGCACAGTGATTTGCATTCAGCGTTGAGTTAATTATCTTCTCTTGTGGGGCGGGCATCTTGCCTGCCTGAATCATAAATTCATCACCCAATACTTATATTTTGAAGTGACATTAGAATATAATTGCATGGGTGAGCATTGTGTACAATCTTACATGGCTACTAATCTAGCACTTTGTGGCTTTATTCAAATCAATTAAGCAAAATCAGCGATTTGTAGTCAGCAAATCAGCTTAATAAACATGAAATTGTATAGAGTTTATTTCAAGAATATGTTGGAAGAAGTTGTTTTTGATGCAGATGAAATAGTATTAAAGCGATTAGTTGAAAGTTATAATCTTGGCAAATTAGAAGTTATGATAAATGGCAAAACATACAGTCTTTCCATTATAGATAAAATAAGAATTTTTCAGATTGATGATCCTGAAGGTTTTCGTAGAGCCAAGTCAAATTTTTTTAATAAATTATTTGGAGAAGAATATTTTACAGCAATTAAGTTTGGACGTGATATAACAGATGAATTGATAATCGCGCCTTGGTATGAGAACAGAAGAAAAAATATTAGAGATAATTTCAACAAGACTAAGGAACCAAAAATATACGTTAACATCAAAAGATTAGAACAACTTAAATCTATCTCAAATTCAAGATTTGATTTATCAAAGCTCATTCAATATTGTGAAGAGATAAACAAATGTTTTGATAATGATTGTTTGCTATCTGTTGCAATGCTTGTGAGAGCAATAATTGACCATATACCGCCAATATTTAATAAGTCAACATTTAATGAGGTTGCTAATAATTATGGTTCCAAAAGCTTTCAAGGTTCGATGAAGAATTTAAATAATTCATTGCGTAAAATTGCTGATTCGTATTTACACACACATATTAGAAGTAAAGAAGTTCTTCCTAATGAAATACAGATTGATTTTTCACAAGATTTAGATGTCCTGCTTGGAGAAATATGTAGAATTTTAAAATAGCTTCTCAATGTTAATAGCCCCAGGCGACTGGAAGTCACGGCTACACAGACAAAACCCGCCTACGCGGGTTAAAAAACCTTCATTTTCTGTTAGTCCGCGCAGGCGGACTTTGTTTGTATAGCCGCGTTCGCCCTTGGCGTTGCGGAGCAATATTCTAATCGCCTGGGCTTCAAAATTTACCTTGAACTTTCAACTTCAGCAACTCGCCGCTTCACTGCAATTACACTATCAGGGTTGAGGGAAATGGAATCAATTCCAGCTTCTACGAGAAAAGCCGCAAACTCAGGATTGTCACTAGGTGCTTGACCGCAGATACCCACCTTACGCTGATTTTCATGAGCAGCTACGATTAAACGGCGGATCATCCCTTTGACTGCTGCGTTACTTTCATCAAATATATACGCCAATTGTGAGGAATCTCGATCTACTCCTAAGACTAGCTGGGTTAAATCATTACTACCAATAGAAAAACCGTCAAACCGTTGGGAAAACTCAGCAGCTAACTCAATGTTTGAGGGAATTTCTGCCATTACATAAACCTGAAGTTTATTTTCGCCCCGCTTCAAGCCATTTTCTGCCAATACTTGCAAAACTTGATCGGCTTCTTGGAGAGTGCGACAGAAAGGAATCATCATAATGATATTTGTAAATCCAATTTGTTCACGGGCGCGTTTAATCGCCCGACACTCTAAAGCAAATCCTTCACGGTAGCGATCGCTATAATAGCGAGATGCACCCCTAAATCCTAACATGGGATTTGCTTCTTTTAACTCAAATTGTTTACCACCAATTAAGTTTGCATACTCATTGGTTTTAAAATCGCTCATTCGCACAATCACCGGACGGGGATATTGAGCAGCTGCAATTTTTGCCATCCCTCGCGCCAAATGATCCACAAAATATTCGGTTTTATCTTGATAGCCAAAAGTTAAATTCTGAATCTGTTTACGTGTACCTCTATCTTGCAAATCATCAAAATGCACCAAAGCCATCGGGTGAATTTTAATAATATTATTGATGATAAATTCCATCCGCGCCAAGCCAATGCCATCACAGGGTAAACGCCACCAGCGCAAAGCCGCCCCCGGACTGGCAATATTTAGTAATATCTGCGTTTTGGTATGAGGTATATTTTCGACATTTACCTCAGTCTCAGCAAACTGCAAAATGTCCCTATAGATATAGCCTTGGTCGCCTTCAGCGCAAGAAATGGTAATTTCCTGTTGATCTTGCAAAACTTCCGTCGCCTTATCCGTGCCGACAATCGCCGGAATCCCTAACTCACGGCTGACAATGGCAGCATGACAAGTTCTTCCACCGTGGTCTGTGACAATCCCCGCCGCCCGTTTCATCACTGGAACCCAGTCAGGGTCAGTCATTTGCGTGACTAGAATTGCCCCATCTTGAAAATCACGGATATCATCGGCAGTTTCAATTAGACATACTTTACCAGATGCGATCGCCTCCCCAATACTCAAGCCCGTCAGGATTTTCTCGCCCTTTTCTTGCAAACTATAAGTCTTCAAGGCAGCAGCCACTTTTTGCCTCTGCACAGTTTCTGGACGCGCCTGGACAATAAACAAATCTCCCGTTTCTCCATCCTTCGCCCATTCCATATCCATCGGCTGGTTATAGTGGGTTTCAATCACACTCGCCCAAACAGCTAATTGTAAAATCTCCTGATCTGATAGGACAAAAGTTTGACGTTCTGCGGGAGATGTGTTAATGTTTTTAGTAGACTCACTACCTCCCTTGGCATAAACTAACTTTTTCTGTTTATCTCCCAAAGTTTTCTCAATCACAGGTTGAAAATTATCTGTATTTAGCAAAGGTTTAAACACCCGATATTCATCCGGTGTCACAGTTCCTTGGACAACATTTTCACCTAATCCCCAAGCCGCATCAATCAAAACAATATCAGGGAAACCGGTTTCCGTATCAATGGAAAACATCACCCCCGCACTGGCTTGATCAGAGCGTACCATCTTTTGCACACCAATGGAAAGAGCCACTTTTGTATGCTCAAAACCCTGGGCTTCTCGATAACTAATCGCTCTGTCTGTAAACAATGAAGCGTAGCATTTACGACAGGCATCTAATAATTCTACCTCACCTGTGATATTGAGAAAGGTTTCCTGCTGACCGGCAAAACTCGCTTGGGGTAAATCTTCGGCTGTGGCGCTGCTTCTCACGGCGACATCAACTTCATGGTTATTGTAGTTTTGACAAAGTTGATGGTAAGCATTTTTAATCGCTGCGGCGATGTCTGCGGGAAATTCAGCAGCTAAGAATAATCGCCGGATGGATTTACCAACTTTATCTAAGGGAGTTTTACCGCTTTGCAGTTCTTCTAAATGAGACTGGATTTTCTCTGTGAGTTGATTTGCTGTTAAAAATTGCCAATAAGCATCGGCGGTGGTGGCGAAACCATCGGGAACTCGAAGACCTTTGTGTTTGAGGCTGGCTATCATTTCTCCCAAG encodes:
- a CDS encoding phosphoglucomutase/phosphomannomutase family protein; protein product: MPVAAKSIKFGTDGWRGIIGDEFTFERLALVAPVAAQVLYNTYYPTVGNKTIVVGYDRRFMAEDFARAVADSVTAIGFDVLLSESFAPTPAFSWAAKDLNALGALVITASHNPGAYLGLKVKGAFGGSVPSEVTKEIEALLSAGVPEPVATPGKQQPLNPWPSYTTALKAKVNITKIQAAIASGKLRLFVDVMHGAAAGGLGRLLGDGVQEINSDRDPLFEGGAPEPLPKYLSRLFSTIKTYRQTDKSSLVVGLVFDGDCDRIAAVDGNANFLSSQILIPILIDHLTQRRGFSGEIVKTVSGSDLIPRVAALHNLSLFETAVGYKYIADRMLTADVLLGGEESGGIGYGSHIPERDALLSALYVLEAIVESGLDLSDYYHSLQEKTNFTSAYDRIDLPLANMEVRSRLLEQLQTQPLTEIAGKTVINCQTIDGYKFRLADNSWLMIRFSGTEPVLRLYCEAATIEQVHQTLAWAKNWAE
- the rdgB gene encoding RdgB/HAM1 family non-canonical purine NTP pyrophosphatase → MNKILVVATGNPGKLREMQAYLAHSGWELTLKPAELEIEETGETFAANACLKASQIAQATGQWAIADDSGLAVDALNGAPGVYSARYGNSDSDRIARLLRELGNTDNRQAQFVCAVAIARPDGTIALESEGLCRGEILHAPCGEGGFGYDPIFYVPEKQLTFAQMSRELKGSISHRGKALKALIPQLETLNI
- a CDS encoding deoxyribonucleotide triphosphate pyrophosphatase; the encoded protein is MQIADNKMITSQGDYFMQPLANFALALLFGTIALTALNPMSQAIAQEAEMSSPSESNMNQQIDIQEVEIEVENEIEVELEPEQSIIYTPDSMESNDSD
- a CDS encoding ATP-dependent Zn protease, with product MSQTALNLVAISIFLMTLSVLLGPLIHLSPAVPALATFAILGIATFDNFSLQGQGGTIILDWIAGFSPQHRDRIIHHEAGHFLTAHLLDIPVTGYTLSAWEAWQQGQPGQGGVSFDDGELASQLEQGTISAQILDRYCTIWMAGIAAETLVFDRAEGGADDQSKLAKVLAGLGFSKSAALQKHKFHLLQAKTLLQENWSSYEALVKSMQQRASVSDCQQIIDNSAFF
- a CDS encoding GGDEF domain-containing protein: MKISILVFGSNNFLATLPHNLLDVSDSSIEVIMDIDQAVSHIQIAPPDVIIAQASLVGSMELCRWLKTQTQISWIYCILLEDRPQHLAARNQQDWEWELEMTANALSQGADAYIWQVAEAKTDCNFTGTTAHHTLLLAQVMVGVRKAQKYRDLLHKNDLLSTIALADSLTEMNNRRALEWELPRQIIQARTEGNPLSLIILDVDYFKQVNDNYGHLVGDRLLQLLCHRLRHNLRSQDIPFRYGGEEFVVILSNTKSEEALLVAKRVNRIIGEEPFKINSKIAINITISLGVSCLQAEDDVQGFKLLNRADQYLFQAKAAGRNQAIGRDCSSSVSPLKAVSSEKC
- a CDS encoding heavy-metal-associated domain-containing protein, with translation MALKLKVPDIACDNCAAKITESIQVMEPNALVDVNVQDKTVTVESSAAEESIKQVIVAAGFHIEGY
- the alaS gene encoding alanine--tRNA ligase, translated to MPSNPQKLSGNAIRDIFLNFFAERGHQILPSASLVPEDPTVLLTIAGMLPFKPIFLGQRTAEFNRATTSQKCIRTNDIENVGRTKRHHTFFEMLGNFSFGDYFKPQAIAWGWELSTQVFGLPPEKLVVSVFEDDDEAYDIWRDDIGVPEARIKRMGEDDNFWVSGHTGPCGPCSEIYYDFHPELGDENIDLEDDTRFIEFYNLVFMQYNRDAEGNLTPLQNKNIDTGMGLERMAQILQQVPNNYETDLIFPIIETAAQIAGIDYHKSDETTKVSLKVIGDHVRSVVQMIADEIRASNVGRGYVLRRLIRRVVRHGRLLGITSEFITQVAETAISLSESAYPNVRQREAAIKAELQREEANFLRTLDRGEKLLEEIIQEVKQQGKTSISGESAFTLYDTFGFPLELTQEIAEENQLTVDEAGFNAEMQKQVERAKAAHETIDLTVQGSLDKLAEHIQATEFIGYTQPAATAKVEAILIDGIAQEDAEAGTEIQIVLNQTPFYAESGGQIGDKGYISGDGVVVRVEDVKRESDFFIHFGRIERGTIRVGDTVTAQIDGTCRRRAEANHTATHLLQAALKKLVDDSISQAGSLVSFDRLRFDFNCPRGLTAAEVEQVEAQVNTWIAEAHTANIEVLPIAEAKARGAVAMFGEKYGEEVRVIDFPSVSMELCGGTHVSNTAEIGIFKIISEAGVASGVRRIEAVSGPAILDYLNVRDKVVKDLSDRFKVKPEELPERITTLQTELRNSEKQLATLKSQLAIAKSDSLLQTVESVGEYQILVAQMEDVDPESLKTAAERLLQKIGNGAVVLGSVPEAGKVSIVAAFSAEVNKKGLQAGKFVGAVAKICGGGGGGRPNLAQAGGRDASKLPEALAKAHSDLHSALS